TCATCCAGTCCGACGGCGCGACCGGCGCGCTCCCCTGCCCGTTCAGCGCATCGATCGCCCATTTGAAGGTGAACGGCACGATCATGGTGAGCGCCTTGGCGATCACCAGCAGCACCATCGACCAGACCACCCGCATTTTCAGGTCGGCCCGCTCTCCCGGCCAGATATACGGCCAGAGCTGCACCAGCGTCGCGGTCAGCGAGGCATTCCCCACCGCGCGGGCGGGACGATTTTGATCGGGCGTATCAGAGACGGTCATTCACAATCCTGCGGCCTCGGGACAAAACGCCCCGCGCCGGGCTTCGATTCGGCAACATAGACCTGTCATATAGGATGGCACAGCCGGTTCCGCATCCGGCCAAGGCGATTTTCTGCCTTCCGGACAGTTGCAGGATAGCCTTTCGTGAAGCCCCGGCTCGTCTTGACGGCGTCATGAGGCAATGCCACATCGAGTCGATGACCAAGACCAATACTATCAAGACTGTCTGCGTTTATTGCGGTTCCGGCCCAGGTACAGACCCCCAGTTCATGCAAGCCGCGAGCGCCCTCGGCAAAGCCTTTGCCGAGGAAGGCATCGGCCTTGTCTATGGCGGCGGCTCCATCGGCCTGATGGGCGCGGTCGCCAATGGCGTTCTCGACCATGGCGGCAAGGTCACCGGCATCATCCCGGATTTTCTCACCGCGCGCGAGAATGCGCTGGACCGCGCGCAGGAACTGATCGTCACCAAGAACATGCATGAGCGCAAGCAGCTCATGTTCGAGTACTCGGATGCCTTCGTCGCCCTGCCCGGCGGCATCGGCACGCTGGAGGAACTGGTCGAGCAGATGACATGGGCGCAGCTCGGCCGCCACGCCAAGCCGGTGCTGCTGGCCAACATCGGCAACTTCTGGGAGCCGCTGCTGTCGCTGCTTGCGCACATGCGCCAGACGGAATTCATCCGTCAGGGACTGGCGGTGAATTTCCTTACCGCCAACCGTGTCGAGGACATCGTGCCGAAGCTGCGGGCGGCGGCACCGGACGGCCCGGCTGTCCTCCAACCGGCGGAAGCCGTTACGGCGCAGATGTGAATTCGCAATCCCCGCCGCGCGACTCCTTGCACTGCTGGTTCCGGCTCGCCGGGATCGCGGGCATTATCGGCGCGCTGTTCTGGATCGCGGGTGACGCGATGATCATCGGCGCGAAAGCGCAACTCTCCGACTATCCGCTGCTGCTGCAAACCTACGCAGGCCGTATCGGCTTCGGCGCGCTGGACATGATGCTGCCCTCCTCCGAGGCGCGGCTTGCCGCCGGTGCGCTGGTCGCGAATGTCGGCATCGTGTTTTATCTCGCAGGGAGCTGGCACCTGTTTCGCGCGCTGCGGCCGGCGGGGCCGAAACTGGCGTGGGCCACTTTTATTCTGCTGATGTGCGGCAACGCATGGTCGCCGCTCGGCCATGCCGCCTTCTATTACGTCGGCATGGTCTACAAGACCGTGCTTGAGGTGCCGGAAGCCGCGCATGGCGCGCTGCTCGCGCTCGGCGAGCATTTCCATCGCGTGCTGATGATTGCGTGGCTCCTGCCGGTCGTCACGCTTGGGCTGGCGTTGCTCCTGCTCGCGATTGCCATCGCGCGCGGCGGTACACTCTATCCGCGCTGGATCGCCCTGCTGTTCAACCCCGTGACATTCCTCGCCATCGGCATCGGTGTGCCGCATTTGCTGCCGCAGCCGCTCCACACATGGTTTGAGGGCGCGGGATTCAACATCGGCTGGCTGTTCGTCTACGGCCTTTCGACCGCGCTATTGTGGCGCGGCCCCGCTACGAGTGCAGCCGAGCGTCAGGCGGGCGCGCCGGACTTCACCAGCTTGTAGGTGAGCGAATCCATCAGCGCCTGGAACGAGGCGTCGATGACGTTGGACGACACGCCGATGGTGGTCCAGCGCGCGCCGTTCTCGTCCTCGCTCTCGATCAGCACGCGCGTCACCGCCTCGGTGCCGCCGTTGAGGATACGCACGCGGTAGTCGGTGAGCTTCAGGCCGTCGATGTATTTCTGGTACTTGCCGAGATCCTTGCGCAGCGCGACGTCGAGTGCGTTGACGGGACCGTTGCCTTCCGCCGCCGAGATCAGCACCTCGCCCGCGACCTCGACCTTCACCACCGCCAGAGCGACGGTCTGTGGACCCTTCCCGTTGGTGCGCTGCTCGACATTGACGTCGAACTGCACGACGCGGAAATAATCCGGCACATGGCCGAGCGTGCGACGCGCCAGCAATTCGAACGACGCATCGGCGGACTCGTAGGCATAGCCGCCCGCTTCCCGCTCCTTCATCTCCTCGACAAGGCGCGTGACCTTCGGATCGTTCTTGTCAAACGCGATGCCCGCGCGTTCCAGCGCCGCGAGCACGTTCGAGCGCCCGGCCTGATCGGACACCAGCACCTGACGGCGGTTGCCGACGGCTTCCGGCGCGATGTGCTCGTAGGTGTGCGGGTCCTTCATCAGCGCCGAGGCATGGATGCCGGTCTTGGTGACGAATGCGTTTTCGCCCACATACGGCGCGTGCCTGTCAGGTACGCGGTTCAGGATGTCGTCGAGCGCGCGCGACACATGCGTCAGCGTCGCGAGCTTCGCATCCGACACGCCGATCTCGAACTGATCCGCGAACGGCTGTTTCAGTTTCAGCGTCGGGATCAGCGAACACAGATTGGCGTTGCCGCATCGCTCGCCGAGACCGTTCAGCGTGCCCTGAATTTGCCGCACGCCCGCGCGCACCGCCGCCAGCGAGTTCGCCACCGCCTGCCCGGTGTCGTCATGCGCATGGATGCCGAGATGCGTGCCGGGGATGTGCTTTGTCACCTCACCGATGATCTTGGTGATTTCCTCTGGCATGGTGCCGCCATTGGTGTCGCACAGCACCACCCAGCGCGCACCGGACTCATACGCAGCCTTCGCGCAGGCCAGCGCGAATTCCGGATCTTCCTTGTACCCGTCGAAGAAATGCTCGCAATCGAGCATCGCTTCGCCGCCTTTTTTCGCCGCCGCGCCGATGCTGTCGCGGATCGCCGCGATGTTCTCTTCCTTCGTCGTCTCCAGCGCGACGCGCACCTGATAGGCGGAGGATTTCGCGACGAGGCAGAAGGCATCGGCCTTGGCTTCCAGCACGCCGACGAAACCGGGATCGTTCGACGCCGAACGGCCAGCACGGCGCACCATGCCGAACGCGGTGAACTTCGCGCGGGCGAATTTCGGGTGCGTGCTGAAGAACTCGCTGTCAGCCGGGTTCGCACCCGGATAGCCGCCCTCGACATAATCCAGACCGAGATCGTCGAGCATCTGCGCAATCACACGCTTGTCGTGCAGCGTGAAGTCCACGCCGCTGGTCTGCGCGCCGTCGCGCAGCGTCGTGTCGAAAAGATAAAGTCGTTCGCGGCTCATGATGCCAACCCTGGATTATCATTGGACGGCGTATCGCCGAGTGCCTTGGTCATGGTGGTGTTGGCGAGCCATTCGTCGCCGATGGAAATCGAATTGCGCCGCTGGCCGAGATAGCCGCGACCCGCGAAAAACTCCTGCGCGGAATCGCTGGCATCGACACTGATGCGCGCGGCACCTCGCGCCGCCGCGAGTTTCTCGATCGCATCGCACAGCGTGCTTGCCACACCCTGCCGCACCGCGCCCGGATGCACGAACAGCATGTCGAGATGGTCGGCGCCCCTCAGCGAGGCAAAGCCGACCGGCGATCCCTGCACCGTCGCGACCAGTGTCAGTTGCGCGCCGAGTTTCTTGCCGAACGCCGCCTCATCCTCGGCGCGCGAGGCCCATGCCTCGCGCTGCGCCTCGGAATAGCTATCCTCGGTCAACTCCTCGATGCTGGCGATGAAGATCGCGGCGAGAATCGAGGTGTCGGCCGGCAGGAACGGCCGCAATCCCACTTTCCGAAGCGCCTGTGCCATCACCAATATCCGAAATACTTGAGTGCGAGCGCGGCCGCGCCTGCGATCACGCACCATTTCAATACGATGTAATATTTCCAGCGACGCGGAAAAGGCGTTTCCGGCGGTTTCATCGCGCGATCTCCCAGGTGGTGCCTTCCTTGGAATCCTTGATAGCGACGCCCATGGCCGCGAGTTCGTCACGGATGCGGTCGGATTCCTTCCAGTCCTTGCGCGCGCGGGCGGCGGTGCGGTCCGCGATGAGCGCGGTGACCTGCGCGGCATCGACTCCGCTCGCTTGCTGCTTGCGCGCATCCCAGTCTGCCTGCGTCTGCGCGAGGAATCCCAGCAGCCGCAGCGAGGCCACGAACTCGGCGCGCGGCGCTTCGCCGCCCTTCTCCGCCTGATGGCGCAAGCCATGCAGCGCCGCGACGGTCTGCGCGGTGTTGAGATCGTCCGCGAGCGTATCGAGCACGGCTCCCGCAGGTTTACTTCCAGCGACATCGCCCGCCGTCGCGTACCAGTCGTCCAGAACCTTCGCGCTCTCCTCCAGCCCCTTCACCGTCCAGTCGATCGGCGAACGATAATGGGTCTTGAGCATGTTGAGACGCACGACCTCGCCCGGCCAATCCTTCAGCAGATCGTTGATCGTGACGAAGTTGCCGAGCGACTTCGACATCTTCTCGCCTTCGACTTGCAGGAAGCCGTTGTGCAGCCAGTAATTCGCCATCGCATGGGTGCCGTGGGCGCAGCGCGATTGCGCGATCTCGTTCTCGTGGTGCGGGAAGATCAGGTCGAGGCCGCCGCCGTGAATGTCGAACACGTCGCCGAGATAGGCGGCACTCATCGCCGAGCATTCGATGTGCCAGCCGGGGCGTCCCCAGCCCCACGGGCTGTCCCAGCCTGGCTCGTCTGCTGAGGATTGCTTCCACAGCACGAAGTCGGCCGGGTTCTTCTTGTGCGCGTCCACCGCGATGCGCGCGCCGGCCTGCTGGTCTTCAAGTTTGCGGCCTGAGAGCTTGCCGTAATCCGGCATCGACGCGGTGTCGAACAGCACCTCGCCATTCGCCGGGTAGGCGTGGCCGCGATCGATCAGCGTCTTGATGAGCGACACCATATCGGCCTTGCCATCAGTGCGCGGCAGCACGAAATCGGTCGCGCGCGGCTCGACGGTCGGCGGCAAACAGCCGAGCGCATCGACATCGGCGTGAAACTGTGTCGCGGTCTTTTCCGTGACCTTGCGGATCGCCTCGTTCAGCGGCAGGCCGGGATAGTCGCGCAGCGCGCGGTCGTTGATCTTGTCATCGACGTCGGTGATGTTGCGCACGTAGGTGACGTGGTTCTCGCCATAGATGTGCCGCAGCAGGCGGAACAGCACGTCGAACACGATGACCGGGCGCGCGTTGCCGATATGGGCGAAGTCATAGACCGTCGGCCCGCACACATACATCCGCACGTTGCGCGGATCGAGCGGCACGAAGGCACGCTTTTCCTTCGACAGCGTATCGTAGAGTTTCAAGTCCATAGACAAACCGTCCGGTTGGGCCGGGGGCGTCCACTACTCTCGATGTGAGAAAAGACGGCTCCAGCCAGCGAATCGCTAGCTAATAATCTCGCGGCAAATGCCGAAAAACGAGGAAGAACCGTTCATGGCCGGCACAATGGCCAGCGGAGGTCGCCCCGTCAAGAGGCAGCCCGGAGCCTTGGTCAATGGCGGCGCAATTCCGCCAAAACGGCCGAGTTAATGATTTTTAACATTTTGGCCTTATCCGTGTCGGTCTCGTGATTCCCGGCTGGTGCTTCCATGCGATTGAGTTCCGCGGCTGCGTTATGCGCCGTTCTCCTGACGACCTCCCCTGTTTTTGCCGACAGCCGGGTTTTCATCGTGGCCAACCAGCCGGACGGCTATGGCATCGACGAATGCCTTGCCAATGGCGCGAGTTGCGGCGCTTCCGCGGCGCGGATGTATTGCGAATCCCATCAATTCGCGCGGGCGAGTTCCTATCACCGCGTCGATACCGACGACATCACCGGCGCCATCCCGGCCTCCACCCGCCCAGCTTCGCGCGCCGACACTTACGTCGCCATCACCTGCCAGCGGTAAATCGCGGCCTCGCCGGCCTGCGTTATTCACCGGAACGCCCGGCGCTGCCTTGAGAGCGCCCAGAAATCGGCGTGACCTTGCCCCCTGAAACGGCTATGCAAACCCGCATTGGCCGCCCCTGCGGCTGCTTTCCCGGATAAGTACTTGGCGATGCTCCCCCGATCCCTGCCGATGCTGGCTGTCCTCGCTGTCGCGGGACTGTCGGCCCCCGCTTTTGCGCAGAATTTCGCCCCGGGCGGCGGCCAGGGCAGCCCGATGTGCCAGCGCCTCGAAGGCCAGTTGGCCGCCATCGACCGCAGCCAGGGCGGGGGCGATGCCGGCAAGGCTGACCAGATCCGGCGCTACGAAGATGCGGCGAACCGCCAGCAGGCTGAACTGGAGCGCGTTCAGGCCCGCGCCCGCGATCAGGGCTGCGACAGCTCCGGGTTCTTCTCGCTGTTCAACGGCCGCTCGGCGCAATGCGGACCGATCAACAATCAGATCCAGCAGATGCGCCAGAACCTCGACCAGATCACCTCCAATCTGGAGCGGCTGCGCGCGGGTTCTGCCAACGGCGCCGACGACCCGCAGCGCCGTTCGGTGATCCTCGCGCTGGCGCAGAACAATTGCGGCCCGCAATACGCCAACATGGCGCGCTCCGGAAACTTCCTGAGCAATTTGTTCGGCGGCGGCCCCTCCGACAACAATGGCGCGGTCGATCCGAACGCGCCGCAATCGGGCACCTACCGGACCGTCTGCGTCAAAAGCTGCGACGGCTCTTACTTCCCGATTTCATTCGCGACCGTGCCGAGCCGCTTCGCGGACGACGAGCGCACCTGCAAGAGCCTGTGCCCGAATGCGCAGGTCACGCTCTACACCTATCACAATCCGGGCGAGGACATCGCGCAGGCCGTCTCGATCAACGGCCAGCCCTACTCGCAATCGCCGAACGCCTTCCACTTCCGCACCCAATACGACAAGACATGCAGTTGCCGCGCGCCGGGCCAGAGCTGGGCCGATGCGCTGAAAAATGTCGATACGTCGAGCGGAGCGGAGCAAGGCGACATCACCGTGACCGAGGACCGCGCCAGGCGGATGTCGCAGCCGCCGCGCACCGCGCCGGTCAGGCAAACCGGAGCGCCGCAGACGGCGGCACCCGCCGCACCGGAGGCGAACACCGATCCGGGCAAGATCCGCTCGGTCGGACCGACCTTCATTCCGAACAATCGCTGAGGCGAGCGTCGCTCAGCCGTCGAAAACCTCGGTCGAGTCCCGGCGCGAGCGGGTCACCAGCGCGTGGTCGGGCTCGGGATCGCGGTCGCCATTGTCGCGAAAGCGGTTGGTGATCGGGTAGCGGCGGTCGCGGCCGAAGTTCTTGCGCGTCACTTTCACACCCGGCGCGGCCTGCCTGCGCTTGTATTCCGCGAGGTTGAGCAGCCGGTCGATGCGCAGCACGGTGTCGCGCTCGAAGCCCTCCCCCACGATCTCGGCGACCGACATGTCGCGTTCGACGAGCCGCTCCAGAATGCCGTCGAGAATGTCGTAAGGCGGCAGCGAGTCCTGATCGGTCTGGTTCTCGCGCAACTCCGCCGTCGGCGGGCGCGCGATGATGCTGACCGGAATGACCTTGCCGGACGGGCCGAGCGCGCCTTCCGGCTTCCACGAATTGCGCAGCGAGGACAGGCGAAACACTTCGGTCTTGTAGATATCCTTGATCGGGTTGAAGCCGCCGTTCATGTCGCCGTACAGCGTCGCGTAGCCGACCGACATTTCGGATTTGTTGCCGGTCGTCACCAGCATGTCGCCGAACTTGTTGGAGATCGCCATCAGCAGCACGCCGCGGGTGCGCGCCTGCAAATTCTCCTCGGTCACGTCGCGCGGTTTGCCCTTGAAAACATCCTTCAGGATGCCCTCGAAGCCATTCACGGCGGCGGCGATCGGCAGCACGTCATAACGGATGCCGAGACCGCGCGCGATCCGCGCCGCATCGTCGATCGACTCCTGCGCGGTGAAGCGGAACGGCAGCATCACGCCGCGTACGCGCTCGACGCCGATGGCATCGACCGCGATGGCAAGGCACAGCGCTGAATCGATGCCGCCGGAAACGCCGAGCAGCACGCCGGGAAAACCGTTCTTGCCGACATAGTCGCGCAATCCCAGAACGCAGGCGGCGTAGTCGGCGCGGTCGCCCTCGATCGGCGGCGCGGCCGGCCCCTTGCAGACCCATCCCTTCTCGCCCTTCGCCCACGTCAGCGTCGTGATGGCTTCCTCGAAACAGGGCAGCTGCGCCGCGAGCGAACGGTCGGCATTGAGCGCGAACGACGCGCCGTCGAACACCAGTTCGTCCTGACCGCCGACCTGATTGAGATAGACGAACGGCAGGCCGCTTTCGGTGATGCGCGCCACCGCCATCGACAGGCGGATGTCGTTCTTGCCGCGCGCGTAAGGCGAGCCGTTCGGCACGATCAGGATTTCGGCGCCGGTCTCGGCGAGGCATTCGACGACGTTCTCGTACTCCGCCGACTCCTCCATCCACGTGTCTTCGCAGATCGGCACGCCGACGCGCACGCCGCGAATGGTGAGCGGCCCCGCCGCAGGCCCCCGCGCGAAGATGCGCTTCTCGTCGAACACGCCGTAGTTCGGCAGGTTGGCCTTGAAGCGCAGACCGGCGATGCGCCCGCCATCCAAAAGCGCAACCGCGTTGTAGAGCTTGCCCTCCTCGACCCACGGCGTGCCGATCAGCACCGCCGGACCGCCATCGGAAGTCTCGCGCGCGAGCGTCTCGATCTCGGCGCGGCATCGCGCCTGAAACGAGGGCTTGAGGACGATGTCTTCCGGCGGATAGCCGCACAGGAAAAGCTCGGACAGCACCACGAGGGCGGCGCCATCCGCCGCCGCCTTCGCACGCGCGTCCCGCGCCCTGGCGGCGTTTCCGGCGATGTCTCCCACCGTCGGATTGAGCTGCGCCAGCGTTACTACGAATTTTGCGGATTCAGTCATGGGCCTGTTGTAGCCCGCACCGCGCGGCTTCCGCAATTGCGGGCTTTGCGGCGCATGTCAATCAGATGACCCCGATCCGCTCGGCGATGGCGAACAGCCACGTCAAACCGGCGATGGCGAGCATGACGCCGACCGCGGCCGATCCCATGTCCTTGACCCGGCCGATCTGCGGGTCGTGATCCAGCGTCAGACGATCGGCCAGCTTCTCGATCGCGGTGTTGAGGAGCTCCACCACAAGCACGAGGAGGACGACAACCACCAATTCCACCTTGCGCGCGGACGTGACCCCGACCAGCCACGACAAGGGAAACGATGCGACCAGCGCGACAACCTCCTCGCGGATCGCCTGTTCGGAGCGAAACGCGAAGAGAAGCCCGTTAAGGCTGTTGATGGTCGCGCGCCAGACGCGCAGCACGTCAGAGGCCAGCCACCGCAGGCAGCGGTTGCGCCTTGCGCTCCCGGCCCTGCTTGAGGAATTCCGCGATCAGGAATGCCATGTCGATGGACTGTTCGGCATTCAGGCGCGGATCGCAGACCGTGTGGTAACGGTCGTTGAGATCCTCGTCGGTGATGGCGCGCGCGCCGCCGATGCACTCGGTGACGTCCTGACCGGTCATCTCCAGATGCACGCCGCCGGCATGGGTGCCTTCCGCCGCGTGAACCTCGAAGAACGACTTCAGTTCGGACAGGATGCGGTCGAACGGCCGCGTCTTGTAGCCACTGGTCGAGGTGATGGTGTTGCCGTGCATCGGATCGCACGACCATACCACCGCCTTGCCTTCGCGCTGCACCGCGCGGATGAAGTGCGGCAGCGTGTCGCCGACCTTGTCCGCGCCCGAGCGGTTGATGAGCGTCAGGCGGCCCGGCTCGTTATCCGGGTTGAGGATGTCGATCAGCTTCAGGAGTTCGTCCGGCTTCAGCGACGGGCCGCACTTCAGGCCGATCGGATTCTTGATGCCACGGAAATACTCGACATGCCCGTGGTCGAGCTGGCGTGTGCGGTCGCCGACCCAGAGCATGTGCCCGGAGGTCGCGTACCAGTCGCCGGTGGTGGAATCGACGCGCGTCAACGCCTGCTCGTAGCCGAGCAGCAGCGCCTCGTGGCTGGTGTAGAACTCGGTCGCGCGCAATTCCGGATGGCTCTCGAGATTGAGGCCGCAGGCGCGCATGAAGTTCAGCGCGTCGGAAATGCGGTCCGCCAATTCCTTGTAGCGGCGCGACTGCTGCGAATCTTTCACGAAGCCGAGCATCCACTGATGCACGCTGCCAAGATTGGCGAAGCCGCCGGTCGCGAACGCGCGCAGCAGGTTGAGCGTCGCCGCCGACTGCCGGTAGGCCGCAAGCTGACGGCGCGGATCGGGCACCCGCGCTTCCGCCGTGAAGGCGATGTCGTTGACGATGTCGCCGCGATAGCTCGGCAGCTCAACGCCGTTGATCTTCTCGGTCGGCGAGGAACGCGGCTTGGCGAACTGACCGGCGATACGGCCGACCTTCACCACCGGCAGCGCACCGGCATAGGTCAGCACCACCGCCATTTGCAGGAAGACGCGGAAGAAGTCGCGGATGTTGTTGGCGCCATGCTCGGCGAAGCTCTCGGCGCAATCGCCGCCCTGCAACAGGAAGGCTTCGCCGGCGGCCACGCGGGCCAGCGACTTCTTCAGGTTGCGCGCCTCGCCCGCAAAAACCAGAGGCGGAAAGGTCGCAAGCTGCCCCTCGACATCCGCCAACGCCTTCGCGTCCGGATATTCCGGCACCTGCAACACCGGTTTCTTGCGCCAGCTATCGGGCGTCCACCGCTCAGCCATAATCGAAAACTCCTGCCTGATCGTCCCATGATCGGCCGGGGCTTATATACACAGCCCATGGTCCGCTTTCCACCCGCAATTCGTCCTGTCTGGTCAACCAGTTAAGCGGGGGTCCGCGCCCTGCCCGGTCTTGAGCGGAATCCTGGCGCGAAAAGGCCGCCGCCAGTTAGGGACCGGCGGCGGCCTTGCGATCACCTGTCATTCCGGGAGGCGGCAAAGCCGCAGACCCGGAATCCAGAACGTCCGGATTCCGGGATCGCTCGCTTTGCTCGCGCCCCGGAATGACTCGTCGTCAGTCGGCGATGCGGATGCCCGCCGGACCGTTCACCTTCAGCGAGGCGCTCTTTTTCAGCTTCTTGCCGTCGAAGTCGAACACCATGATCTCGTTCTCGATCATGCACTGGACCAGCACCTTCCTGGCATCCTTGTTGAAGGTCACGCCCTGGCACCAGTGGCCGACATTCGTCTGCGTCACGAAGGACAGCTTCTTGTCCTTGAGGCGATAGATCTTCAGGAAGCCGTGGTCATTATAGATCGGCGCGGACCTGGACTTGTTCGAGCCGTTCATGACCGCAAGCGCAAGATACTGCCCGTCGCGCGAAAGCGTCATCCCCTCGGGCGTCGGGCCGACGGTAACCGCATCGATGGTGCGCGGCGGATTGGCCTTCACGTCGATGATGCTCACCGTGTCGTCATCGCCGTTGCCGTTGTTGAGGCCGAGATCGGCCACCACCGCCACGTCGCCCTTCGGCGACATGTTGATGCCGTAGGGCCGCAGACCCGCGCCGACATCGCGTTTGGTGTATTCGACCTTGTCGCCGTCGATCTTCAGCACCGACACCTTGTTGTCGCCGTCGCGGGTGACGAAAGCGAGCTTGCCGTCCGGGGTGAACGCCACCGCGCAGGGACCGGATTTCGGCGCGCCGAAATCGACCTTGCCGGCGGGCGTCAGCGTCTTGCCGCTGATCTTGAAGATCGAGACGGTGCCATCATTGCGATTGGCGACGAGCGCCAGATTTCCCGCGGGATTGATGGTGACGCCCGCAGCACCCGGACCTGCTTCCAGCGTCGCGGTCACGACCGGCGGCTTCGCCTTGAGGTCGATCACCGAGAGCCTGTTATCGGGCACGACCTTCTTGCTCTCGGCATCGACCTTCATCGCGCCGGTGACAAGCGCGATCGATTCATCCCTGGCGATGGCGACGCTGGTCGGCGGTCCCACCGCGCTGGCGGGCGCGGCCACCTCGCCGATGATCTTCGGCGGCGTCTGGTTGAGATCGATGATGGACACGGAATCCGCCACGAGCGGATTGCGCATCTCGGGCTTGCCGTCATTCAGCGCCGATTTGCCGTCATTGGCGGACACGGCGATCTGGGCCGTCGCCGCCACCGGCGTCAGCAACGCAAGCGCCACGACGAGGGCGCAGGTCTGCGGTACTCGATGAACCATGGATGTTCTCTCCCCCCGGTGTTTTTTGAGCAAGCCGGTACCCGGGCAGCCCCGGCCTGACAATGCAGCTAACACCGTCGCGGGTAAATTCGTCCACTACGAAGTTGGTCGGGAGTTATTCCGCCGCTTGCCGCACATGCCGCGCCGTGGGCGTGCGCATGGTGACGAGTTCTTCGGCGCTCGTCGGATGCAAGGCCATGGTGGCGTCGAAGTCGGCCTTGGTCGCCTTCATCCTGATGGCGATGGCCACCACCTGCGTCAATTCGGCAGCTTCGGGGCCGACGATATGGCAGCCGAGAACGCGATCCGTGGAGCCATCGACAATAAGCTTCATCAGCACGCGGCTTTCGCTGCCGGACATCGTCGCCTTGATCGGGCGGAAATCGACCTTGTAGATATCGACGCGGTCATACCGCGCCCGTGCCGCCTCTTCGGTGAGCCCCACCGTGCCGACCTGCGGCTGCGAGAACACCGCGGTCGGAATGCTGTCGTGATCGACCACGACCGGCTTGTGGCCGAACACCGTGTCGGCGAAGGCGTGCCCTTCCCTGATCGCCACCGGCGTCAGGTTGATGCGATGGGTGACGTCTCCCACCGCATAGATGTGCGCAACATTGGTGCGCGAATGCTCATCGACAGCGATGCCGCCGTTGGCGGGGTTGAGCGAAACGCCGGCCTTTTCCAGCCCCAGCCCGTTGACGCAAGGATGACGGCCGATGGCGAACATCACCTGATCGGCGGCGACGCTGGAACCGTTCGACAGATGCGCGGTGAAAGTGTCGCCGTGGCGTTCCACGCGATCGACCGTGCAGGAGGTCAGAAGCGTGACGCCCGCCTTCTCCATCTCGCCACGGACATGCCTGCGCACATCTTCGTCGAAGCCGCGCAGGATGTTGTCGCCGCGATAGATCAGCGTCACGTCCACGCCGAGGCCGTTGAAGATCGAGGCGAACTCGAGCGCGATATAGCCGCCGCCCTGGATGACGATGCGTTCGGGGAATTTCTCCAGATGGAAAACCTCGTTCGAGGAAATCACATGCTCGATGCCGGGAATCGCCGCGCCATGATTGGGCATGCCGCCGGTCGCGATCAGGACGTGTTCGGCTGTGACCTTTTCGCCGGTCGAGAGCCGCAGCGTGTGCGGGTCCTCGAACACCGCGCGCGCCTTCACCGTCCGCGCCCCGGCCTTTTCCAGATTGGTCGCATAGATGCCTTCGAGGCGCGCGATTTCCTTATCCTTGTTGGCGATCAGGGTGGTCCAGTCAAAATTCGCTTCGGGAATGGTCCAGCCAAACCCGGCGGCGTCCTTCACCTCGGTCGAGACCAGCGAGGCCAGCATCATCAGCTTCTTCGGCACGCAGCCGCGGATCACGCAGGTGCCGCCGAAGCGATATTCCTCGGCGATCATGACACGCGCGCCATAACCGGCGGCGATGCGGGCCGCGCGGACGCCGCCGGAGCCGCCCCCGATCAC
The nucleotide sequence above comes from [Pseudomonas] carboxydohydrogena. Encoded proteins:
- a CDS encoding NAD+ synthase; translated protein: MTESAKFVVTLAQLNPTVGDIAGNAARARDARAKAAADGAALVVLSELFLCGYPPEDIVLKPSFQARCRAEIETLARETSDGGPAVLIGTPWVEEGKLYNAVALLDGGRIAGLRFKANLPNYGVFDEKRIFARGPAAGPLTIRGVRVGVPICEDTWMEESAEYENVVECLAETGAEILIVPNGSPYARGKNDIRLSMAVARITESGLPFVYLNQVGGQDELVFDGASFALNADRSLAAQLPCFEEAITTLTWAKGEKGWVCKGPAAPPIEGDRADYAACVLGLRDYVGKNGFPGVLLGVSGGIDSALCLAIAVDAIGVERVRGVMLPFRFTAQESIDDAARIARGLGIRYDVLPIAAAVNGFEGILKDVFKGKPRDVTEENLQARTRGVLLMAISNKFGDMLVTTGNKSEMSVGYATLYGDMNGGFNPIKDIYKTEVFRLSSLRNSWKPEGALGPSGKVIPVSIIARPPTAELRENQTDQDSLPPYDILDGILERLVERDMSVAEIVGEGFERDTVLRIDRLLNLAEYKRRQAAPGVKVTRKNFGRDRRYPITNRFRDNGDRDPEPDHALVTRSRRDSTEVFDG
- a CDS encoding diacylglycerol kinase codes for the protein MLRVWRATINSLNGLLFAFRSEQAIREEVVALVASFPLSWLVGVTSARKVELVVVVLLVLVVELLNTAIEKLADRLTLDHDPQIGRVKDMGSAAVGVMLAIAGLTWLFAIAERIGVI
- a CDS encoding class II 3-deoxy-7-phosphoheptulonate synthase → MAERWTPDSWRKKPVLQVPEYPDAKALADVEGQLATFPPLVFAGEARNLKKSLARVAAGEAFLLQGGDCAESFAEHGANNIRDFFRVFLQMAVVLTYAGALPVVKVGRIAGQFAKPRSSPTEKINGVELPSYRGDIVNDIAFTAEARVPDPRRQLAAYRQSAATLNLLRAFATGGFANLGSVHQWMLGFVKDSQQSRRYKELADRISDALNFMRACGLNLESHPELRATEFYTSHEALLLGYEQALTRVDSTTGDWYATSGHMLWVGDRTRQLDHGHVEYFRGIKNPIGLKCGPSLKPDELLKLIDILNPDNEPGRLTLINRSGADKVGDTLPHFIRAVQREGKAVVWSCDPMHGNTITSTSGYKTRPFDRILSELKSFFEVHAAEGTHAGGVHLEMTGQDVTECIGGARAITDEDLNDRYHTVCDPRLNAEQSIDMAFLIAEFLKQGRERKAQPLPAVAGL
- a CDS encoding YncE family protein, yielding MVHRVPQTCALVVALALLTPVAATAQIAVSANDGKSALNDGKPEMRNPLVADSVSIIDLNQTPPKIIGEVAAPASAVGPPTSVAIARDESIALVTGAMKVDAESKKVVPDNRLSVIDLKAKPPVVTATLEAGPGAAGVTINPAGNLALVANRNDGTVSIFKISGKTLTPAGKVDFGAPKSGPCAVAFTPDGKLAFVTRDGDNKVSVLKIDGDKVEYTKRDVGAGLRPYGINMSPKGDVAVVADLGLNNGNGDDDTVSIIDVKANPPRTIDAVTVGPTPEGMTLSRDGQYLALAVMNGSNKSRSAPIYNDHGFLKIYRLKDKKLSFVTQTNVGHWCQGVTFNKDARKVLVQCMIENEIMVFDFDGKKLKKSASLKVNGPAGIRIAD
- the gor gene encoding glutathione-disulfide reductase, yielding MTNFDVDLFVIGGGSGGVRAARIAAGYGARVMIAEEYRFGGTCVIRGCVPKKLMMLASLVSTEVKDAAGFGWTIPEANFDWTTLIANKDKEIARLEGIYATNLEKAGARTVKARAVFEDPHTLRLSTGEKVTAEHVLIATGGMPNHGAAIPGIEHVISSNEVFHLEKFPERIVIQGGGYIALEFASIFNGLGVDVTLIYRGDNILRGFDEDVRRHVRGEMEKAGVTLLTSCTVDRVERHGDTFTAHLSNGSSVAADQVMFAIGRHPCVNGLGLEKAGVSLNPANGGIAVDEHSRTNVAHIYAVGDVTHRINLTPVAIREGHAFADTVFGHKPVVVDHDSIPTAVFSQPQVGTVGLTEEAARARYDRVDIYKVDFRPIKATMSGSESRVLMKLIVDGSTDRVLGCHIVGPEAAELTQVVAIAIRMKATKADFDATMALHPTSAEELVTMRTPTARHVRQAAE